Proteins from one Triticum aestivum cultivar Chinese Spring chromosome 7A, IWGSC CS RefSeq v2.1, whole genome shotgun sequence genomic window:
- the LOC123150697 gene encoding alpha-glucosidase 2: MAAAMVWVPILEEGVFRFDASEAARAAAGPSLSFAEPRRREVVLREGVDDAGRPAVVPECEVVGDDVHRILIKLPYGTSFYGTGEASGPLERTGKRVFTWNTDAWGYGSGTTSLYQSHPWVLSILPDGKSLGVLADTTRRCEIDLRQESTIKFAALSAYPIITFGPFDTPAQVVASLSHAIGTVSMPSKWALGYHQCRFSYKSSERVLEVIRTFREKGIPCDVVWMDIDYMDGFRCFTFDNNHFPDPKSMVDDLHSIGCKSIWMLDPGIKEEKGYFVYESGSENDVWIKKADGSPFIGEVWPGDCVFPDFTSERIRTWWARLVRDFISNGVDGIWNDMNEPAMTTTTKTMPESNIHRGDADIGGVQNHSYYHNVYGMLMARSTYEGMVMSNTEKRPFVLTRAGFIGSQRYAATWTGDNLSNWEHLHMSLSMVLQLGLSGQPLSGPDIGGFAGNATPRLFGRWMGVGALFPFSRGHSEAGTVDHEPWSFGEECEEVCRLALLRRYRLLLHIYTLFYVSHKKGTPVAAPLFFADPQDTELRKIETSFLLGPLLVCASTLPDKGAHECAHKLPNGIWLPFDFGDSHPDLPVLYLRGGAILPVGLPIQHVGEASLGDDLSLLVALDENGKAEGVLFEDAGDGYGFTQGDYLLTYYVAEVHSSVVSVKVLKTEGSWKRPKRNLNISILLGGGAMMSSRGVDGEEVHFMMPSEFEVSSLVAASELDLKERLETIRPIPDMDKPSGQEGADLSKTLIILKSGDWFLKIVPWIGGRIISMTHLPSDSQWLHSRIEIHGYEEYSRTEYRSAGCTEEYKIVRGHLEQSCVEESKVFLEGDIGGGLVLQRHISILTDNPKIVQIDSSIEARSVGPGSGGFSRLVCLRVRPTFTLLHPTEVVVAFTAINGSKQEISLDSGEVTLEGGLRPNGEWTLVDKCSGLSMVNRFDHRQVSKCLVHWGTSDLNMELWSDERPVSKDTPLRICHRYEVTQT, translated from the exons CTTCCTTATGGGACATCTTTCTACGGCACAGGAGAAGCAAGTGGCCCACTTGAACGAACCGGGAAACGA GTTTTCACCTGGAACACAGATGCATGGGGATACGGGTCAGGAACCACTTCACTATATCAATCACACCCTTGGGTGTTGTCCATCCTCCCAGATGGAAAGAGCCTCGGTGTCCTAGCTGATACCACACGCCGTTGTGAG ATTGACTTGAGACAAGAATCTACTATAAAGTTTGCTGCCCTATCTGCTTATCCTATCATTACTTTTGGGCCATTTGATACACCGGCCCAAGTGGTGGCATCCTTGTCTCATGCGATTG GAACTGTGTCCATGCCTTCAAAATGGGCTCTCGGCTATCATCAATGTCGCTTTAGCTACAAGTCTTCTGAGAGAGTCCTTGAG GTTATTAGAACATTTAGAGAGAAAGGCATTCCTTGTGATGTGGTTTGGATGGATATTGACTACATGGATGGTTTTAGATGCTTCACATTTGACAAT AACCATTTCCCTGATCCAAAATCTATGGTTGATGATCTACATTCCATCGGTTGTAAATCAATCTGGATGCTTGACCCGGGAATAAAGGAAGAGAAGGGTTACTTTGTGTATGAAAGTGGTTCAGAAAATGATGTGTGGATTAAAAAGGCAGATGGTAGCCCATTCATTG GGGAAGTATGGCCTGGTGACTGTGTTTTCCCGGATTTCACCAGTGAAAGAATCCGCACATGGTGGGCTAGATTAGTAAGGGATTTCATCTCCAACGGCGTTGATGGAATATGGAATGATATGAACGAGCCTGCTATGACA ACTACTACTAAAACAATGCCTGAGAGCAATATACATAGAGGAGATGCTGATATTGGTGGTGTCCAGAATCATTCTTACTATCATAAT GTTTATGGAATGCTGATGGCAAGATCTACTTATGAAGGAATGGTGATGTCCAATACAGAAAAGCGACCATTCGTTCTTACACGAGCTGGTTTTATAGGAAGCCAAAGATATGCTGCAACATGGACTGGTGATAATCTCTCGAATTGGGAGCATTTGCACATGAGTCTATCAATGGTTCTTCAGTTG GGTTTGAGTGGTCAGCCACTGTCGGGTCCTGATATTGGTGGGTTTGCTGGAAATGCTACTCCAAGACTTTTTGGAAGATGGATGGGAGTGGGTGCGTTGTTTCCTTTCTCACGTGGCCATTCTGAAGCTGGAACCGTCGATCATGAGCCATGGTCCTTTGGTGAAGAG TGTGAGGAAGTTTGTCGTCTCGCGCTACTAAGACGGTATCGGCTACTGCTACACATCTACACTCTGTTTTATGTTTCACATAAGAAGGGTACTCCAGTTGCTGCGCCACTTTTCTTTGCTG ACCCACAAGACACAGAACTGAGGAAAATCGAGACTTCGTTTCTCCTGGGGCCACTTTTAGTTTGTGCAAG CACTTTACCTGATAAAGGAGCTCATGAATGTGCACATAAGTTACCAAATGGCATTTGGTTACCTTTTGATTTTGGAGATTCCCACCCC GATCTCCCAGTGTTGtatttaagaggtggagcaattcttcCTGTAGGCCTTCCTATTCAGCATGTTGGTGAAGCAAGTTTAGGGGACGATTTATCACTACTTGTTGCATTGGATGAAAATG GTAAAGCTGAAGGTGTCTTGTTTGAGGATGCCGGCGATGGATACGGGTTCACACAGGGAGACTATCTGCTGACATATTATGTCGCCGAAGTCCACTCATCAGTGGTTTCTGTGAAAGTTCTGAAAACTGAAGGATCCTGGAAGAGACCAAAACGTAACTTAAACATAAGTATTTTGCTTGGTGGAGGTGCTATG ATGAGTTCACGCGGTGTGGATGGCGAAGAGGTACATTTTATGATGCCTTCTGAGTTTGAAGTGTCCAGCTTGGTTGCAGCAAGTGAACTTGATCTCAAGGAACGTTTAG AGACAATTCGTCCTATACCTGATATGGATAAGCCATCGGGACAGGAAGGTGCTGATCTGTCAAAAACACTTATTATTTTGAAGAGTGGGGACTGGTTTCTTAAGATTGTACCATGGATTGGCGGCCGTATTATTTCGATGACTCATCTTCCTTCTG ATTCCCAGTGGCTACATAGCAGGATTGAAATCCATGGTTATGAGGAGTACAGTAGGACTGAATATAGGTCTGCTGGCTGCACAGAAGAGTACAAGATCGTGAG GGGGCATCTGGAGCAATCATGCGTGGAGGAATCCAAAGTTTTCCTGGAAGGAGATATTGGGGGTGGACTGGTTCTTCAGCGCCACATATCTATTCTGACGGACAATCCCAAGATTGTCCAGATTGACTCTAGCATTGAAGCAAGAAGTGTTGGGCCTGGCTCTGGTGGATTCTCAAG GTTGGTCTGTTTGCGAGTCCGTCCCACCTTTACGCTTCTACACCCAACTGAGGTAGTTGTTGCTTTCACGGCCATCAATGGTTCAAAACAAGAGATCTCTTTAGATTCCGGAGAAGTGACACTGGAGGGAGGCCTCCGACCGAACG GGGAGTGGACGCTGGTGGACAAGTGTTCAGGGCTGAGCATGGTAAACCGTTTCGATCACCGTCAGGTTAGCAAATGTTTGGTGCATTGGGGAACTAGTGATCTGAACATGGAGCTCTGGTCTGATGAGAGGCCAGTTTCGAAAGACACGCCGTTGAGGATCTGCCACCGGTATGAGGTGACACAAACATGA